From the Amycolatopsis thermoflava N1165 genome, one window contains:
- a CDS encoding 2Fe-2S iron-sulfur cluster-binding protein, which produces MAKITFVRRTGQQETVDAEMGTSVMEAALDNDIDEIVAECGGSMSCATCHVYVDDKDLGRLAPPSDTEIAMLEGAAAPVKPSSRLSCQLTMTAGLDGITVFLPEEQY; this is translated from the coding sequence ATGGCGAAGATCACCTTTGTCCGGCGCACAGGCCAGCAGGAAACCGTCGATGCCGAAATGGGCACCAGCGTGATGGAAGCGGCGCTCGACAACGACATCGACGAGATCGTCGCCGAGTGCGGCGGCTCGATGTCGTGCGCGACCTGCCACGTGTACGTCGACGACAAGGACCTGGGCCGGCTCGCGCCACCGAGCGACACCGAGATAGCCATGCTCGAGGGCGCCGCGGCACCGGTCAAGCCGTCGAGCAGACTCTCGTGTCAGCTGACGATGACCGCCGGTCTCGACGGCATCACCGTGTTCCTCCCCGAGGAGCAGTACTGA
- a CDS encoding NAD(P)/FAD-dependent oxidoreductase, with protein sequence MTQAQVVIVGAGHAGFTAAASLRRNGYAGAIALITAESCLPYQRPPLSKGYLDGLREDRLSFRPEHFYERKGIELLRAYRVEEIDRTAKAVVPASGESLRYDHLILATGSTPQAARLPGNDLDGVFRLHRRADADALRERLVTAREVVIVGGGFIGLEFAAHARGRGKNVTIVEAADRLMARAVTPVMSEFFLREHVSAGSRVLLDTPVARLVGGDGSRVQGVELHDGSLVKADLVVVGVGVRANTGLAERAGLAVNDGVLVDRCLRTSDPDIFAIGDCASYPYRNRRARHECVENAVGQAHAVAGTLTSGESQPYRRTPVFWSDQADLKLQIVGDFSGSDRTEVISDPAGRSFSVNCYRDGALIAVESVNRPSDHVAARKLVDRSGCSSPAQAEGS encoded by the coding sequence ATGACTCAAGCGCAGGTGGTCATTGTCGGCGCCGGGCACGCGGGTTTCACCGCGGCCGCGTCACTACGCCGGAACGGCTATGCGGGCGCAATCGCCTTGATCACGGCAGAGAGCTGCCTCCCGTATCAGCGGCCTCCTTTGTCGAAGGGCTATCTCGACGGCCTCCGCGAGGATCGCCTCTCATTCCGGCCGGAGCATTTCTACGAGCGCAAGGGAATAGAACTGCTTCGCGCGTACCGGGTCGAGGAGATCGATCGCACCGCGAAGGCGGTCGTGCCCGCGTCCGGGGAATCTCTGCGGTACGACCACTTGATCCTGGCCACCGGATCAACACCCCAGGCGGCACGGCTTCCCGGTAACGATCTGGACGGCGTTTTCCGGCTCCATCGCCGCGCGGACGCCGACGCGCTCCGAGAACGGCTCGTCACGGCTCGTGAGGTGGTCATCGTCGGTGGCGGGTTCATCGGCCTCGAGTTCGCCGCCCACGCGCGAGGCCGGGGAAAGAACGTCACGATCGTCGAAGCGGCTGACCGGCTCATGGCCAGGGCGGTCACACCGGTGATGTCGGAGTTCTTCCTTCGTGAGCACGTGTCGGCAGGCTCCCGCGTCTTGCTGGACACGCCTGTCGCACGGCTGGTCGGCGGCGACGGCTCGCGCGTTCAGGGCGTCGAGCTGCACGATGGTTCCCTCGTGAAGGCCGATCTCGTCGTAGTAGGCGTCGGTGTCCGGGCGAACACCGGGCTGGCCGAGCGGGCGGGGCTCGCGGTGAACGACGGCGTCCTCGTCGATCGCTGCCTGCGCACGTCCGATCCGGACATCTTCGCGATCGGTGACTGTGCGTCCTACCCGTACCGGAACCGGCGAGCCCGGCACGAATGCGTCGAAAACGCCGTCGGCCAGGCGCACGCCGTGGCCGGCACGCTGACCTCCGGCGAATCGCAACCTTACCGGCGGACACCGGTCTTCTGGAGCGACCAAGCTGATCTCAAGCTCCAGATCGTGGGCGACTTCAGTGGTAGCGACCGCACCGAAGTGATCAGTGACCCCGCTGGACGGTCGTTCTCGGTCAACTGCTATCGAGACGGTGCCCTGATCGCTGTCGAATCGGTGAACCGTCCGTCCGACCATGTGGCTGCGAGGAAGCTCGTTGACCGGTCCGGCTGTAGTTCTCCAGCTCAAGCGGAAGGAAGCTAA
- a CDS encoding LLM class flavin-dependent oxidoreductase, whose translation MRFGVLYDLRNPARPDWHRPWSQFYSGAFEHMQEMEHVGFDAVSLSEHHGDPDGYNPGLPVTLTAAAHHTSRIRIGTNIIQVPFYHPVLLAEQLAVIDILSGGRLDVGLGQVGPTFNMEFPMLGVNPKFRPSLLDEGIDIMRRCWSSDEPFSYHGKRWHLDDVWINPKPIQKPLPVWVVAAFSAAVMDRVAKRGLNVGGLGGFFQGLTGGQTWQKWLAGWREACVRNGRQPNYAKIHTFGTCYITDDPERAWAKHRGGIFEHFHYRRGDVHPYSSLLMDVPPTKPEDIPNWERIFQTPGQAITELRATYEEGGPDELHLMATRHGMTWEESAGYLRNFAEKVLPAVRDL comes from the coding sequence ATGCGATTTGGGGTACTCTATGATCTTCGCAATCCGGCTAGGCCTGACTGGCACCGCCCATGGTCCCAGTTCTACAGTGGCGCGTTCGAACACATGCAAGAGATGGAGCACGTCGGATTCGACGCGGTCAGCCTGAGTGAGCATCACGGTGACCCGGACGGATACAATCCGGGACTTCCGGTGACGCTGACCGCGGCCGCGCACCACACCAGCAGGATACGCATCGGTACCAACATCATCCAGGTGCCGTTTTATCACCCGGTCCTCCTCGCCGAGCAACTCGCCGTGATCGACATCTTGTCCGGCGGCCGCCTCGATGTCGGCCTGGGCCAGGTCGGGCCGACCTTCAACATGGAATTCCCGATGCTGGGGGTGAACCCGAAGTTCCGGCCGAGTCTGCTTGACGAGGGCATTGACATCATGCGGAGGTGCTGGAGCTCTGACGAGCCCTTCAGCTACCACGGCAAGCGCTGGCATCTCGACGATGTGTGGATCAACCCGAAACCGATACAAAAGCCGTTGCCGGTGTGGGTTGTCGCGGCGTTCTCCGCGGCGGTGATGGACCGGGTTGCGAAGCGCGGGCTGAATGTCGGTGGGCTCGGCGGGTTTTTCCAGGGACTCACCGGTGGGCAGACGTGGCAGAAGTGGCTGGCCGGCTGGCGGGAGGCGTGTGTCCGCAACGGAAGGCAGCCCAACTACGCGAAGATCCACACGTTCGGGACCTGTTACATCACCGATGACCCGGAGCGAGCCTGGGCGAAGCACCGTGGAGGAATATTCGAGCATTTCCACTACCGCCGGGGAGATGTGCACCCGTACAGCTCGTTACTGATGGACGTACCGCCGACCAAACCCGAGGACATCCCGAACTGGGAGCGGATATTCCAGACACCGGGCCAAGCCATCACGGAGCTCCGCGCCACATACGAAGAGGGCGGGCCTGACGAACTTCATCTGATGGCCACCCGGCACGGGATGACCTGGGAGGAATCTGCCGGTTACCTGCGCAACTTCGCCGAGAAGGTCCTTCCCGCCGTACGGGACTTGTGA
- a CDS encoding AraC family transcriptional regulator, with protein sequence MTSRHASAGYALAKQIAKGQRATSRGLLRTDDLDEARGFLTSVYAPHHITAVERGRFGFCMRVLNAERLRIGYSNFRSDVRLDVPPPSFYVFCYAPSGSVDVVSGRRSASVSRTTAAVLSPSAPWRFERWTDDSTLMAMRIDRADLEDDLSAILGRRVVEPIEFGDKLDLTRGRGADFARVLRLLQDDVGQPSQLAQQHPVMASHLGQLVRSALLMSQPHNYSDKLDEDRGSRLPAAIQRVVDVIEDDPMRVGSAADIARIACVSLRALEKAFVREFGIPPMAYLRQVRLARARNDLINGDPDALTVSAVALRWGFGHLGRFGAAYQERYGEPPSHTLRRGNRGLEFVVSRPSWFENGPG encoded by the coding sequence ATGACGTCGAGGCACGCGTCCGCGGGCTACGCGCTCGCAAAACAGATCGCGAAGGGGCAACGAGCCACTTCGCGAGGCCTCCTGCGCACCGACGACCTCGATGAGGCCCGCGGCTTCCTCACCAGCGTGTACGCACCCCACCACATCACGGCGGTCGAACGAGGCCGATTCGGATTCTGCATGCGGGTGTTGAACGCCGAGCGGCTCAGGATCGGGTACAGCAACTTCAGGTCCGACGTCCGGCTGGACGTTCCGCCGCCGTCGTTCTACGTGTTCTGCTACGCGCCGTCGGGATCCGTCGACGTCGTTTCGGGCCGTCGGTCCGCATCCGTTTCCCGTACTACCGCGGCTGTTCTGTCGCCCAGCGCGCCGTGGCGGTTCGAGCGCTGGACCGACGACAGTACGTTGATGGCGATGCGGATCGACCGCGCCGATCTGGAGGACGATCTGTCCGCCATCCTCGGCAGAAGGGTTGTCGAGCCGATCGAGTTCGGCGACAAGCTGGACCTCACCAGGGGACGAGGCGCCGACTTCGCCCGTGTGCTGCGACTCCTGCAAGACGACGTCGGACAGCCGAGCCAGCTTGCCCAGCAGCATCCGGTCATGGCGTCGCACCTGGGACAACTGGTGCGGTCGGCGCTGCTCATGTCGCAACCGCACAACTACTCGGACAAGCTCGACGAAGACCGGGGCTCGCGCCTTCCCGCCGCCATACAGAGGGTCGTCGACGTGATCGAAGACGACCCCATGCGGGTCGGCAGTGCGGCCGACATCGCGAGGATCGCGTGTGTCAGCCTGCGCGCGCTCGAAAAGGCGTTCGTCCGGGAGTTCGGCATACCGCCGATGGCGTACCTTCGGCAGGTCAGGCTCGCCCGGGCACGGAATGACCTGATCAACGGGGACCCCGATGCCCTCACCGTGTCCGCGGTGGCGCTCCGCTGGGGTTTCGGCCACCTCGGCCGGTTCGGCGCCGCGTATCAGGAGCGGTACGGGGAGCCACCGTCGCACACATTGCGGCGCGGGAACCGAGGACTCGAATTTGTCGTTTCGCGACCGTCGTGGTTCGAGAACGGACCTGGATGA
- a CDS encoding 3,4-dihydroxy-2-butanone-4-phosphate synthase → MAALRAGRPVLVGGGTEYDVVLPAALAEPRWTAWTVRHTSGILCAPLPAERAGALGLPPMVQDDQDPRSPRYTVSVDAAHGITTGISATDRARTARVLADPASGPADLIRPGHLLPLRVHANGVVVRPEHAEAGVDLCRLAGLPPVALTARLVGDGVGTAGDEDAALLAARHDLPVLHIPELVEHRLRFGDGERGRVTRVTNARLPTVHGQLDAVGYRDEVTGAEHIALVGRPRASVPLVAVHAECVTGDIFKTTICDCARRFAESAAIIADEGGVLVYLRRPGSRVLDGHDWTTADDGAAGAIVADLGYRSVRLLTGPTAAPQLARPGLTVLAVQHRAASLAWSNSG, encoded by the coding sequence GTGGCCGCATTGCGCGCCGGACGCCCGGTTCTCGTCGGTGGCGGCACCGAGTACGACGTCGTCCTCCCCGCGGCACTCGCCGAGCCGCGGTGGACCGCATGGACGGTCCGCCACACGTCGGGGATTCTCTGCGCACCCCTTCCGGCCGAACGTGCCGGCGCACTCGGCCTGCCCCCGATGGTCCAGGACGACCAGGATCCGCGAAGTCCTCGTTATACCGTCTCGGTTGACGCGGCACACGGCATCACCACCGGTATCAGCGCGACTGACCGCGCGCGCACCGCGCGGGTGCTCGCCGATCCGGCCAGCGGCCCCGCCGACCTCATACGGCCCGGTCATCTGCTGCCGCTGAGGGTCCATGCCAACGGTGTCGTCGTACGGCCCGAGCACGCCGAGGCAGGCGTGGACCTGTGCCGCCTCGCTGGGCTTCCGCCAGTGGCGCTGACCGCCCGGCTGGTCGGCGACGGTGTGGGGACGGCCGGCGACGAGGACGCGGCCCTGCTCGCGGCTCGGCACGACCTACCTGTCCTGCACATACCGGAGCTCGTCGAGCACCGGTTGCGCTTCGGAGACGGGGAGCGAGGACGCGTCACCCGAGTCACCAACGCCCGGTTGCCGACCGTGCACGGGCAGCTCGACGCCGTCGGATACCGCGACGAGGTCACCGGGGCCGAGCACATCGCGCTGGTCGGACGTCCGCGGGCGAGTGTGCCGCTCGTGGCGGTGCACGCCGAGTGCGTCACCGGTGACATCTTCAAGACTACGATCTGTGACTGCGCTCGGCGTTTCGCTGAATCGGCAGCCATCATCGCCGATGAGGGTGGTGTGCTGGTCTACCTGCGCAGGCCGGGATCGCGGGTGCTCGACGGGCACGATTGGACGACTGCCGACGACGGCGCTGCCGGCGCGATCGTCGCCGACCTCGGGTACCGATCCGTCCGGCTGCTCACCGGGCCGACGGCGGCCCCGCAGCTTGCCCGGCCCGGCCTCACCGTCCTCGCGGTGCAGCATCGAGCCGCGAGCCTGGCCTGGTCGAACTCCGGCTGA
- a CDS encoding flavin reductase family protein, which translates to MIVPDPDETGPLRRVYGTFPSGVVAVCALRDAAPVGIVASSFVAVSMDPPLVSVCVQHTSTTWPLLADRPRLGLSVLGTTHDRACRQIASKTGDRFAGIGYTATGQGAVLLHGAAAWLDCSIDTVISAGDHDLVLLRVEAMQPHEKVAPLVFHGSRLHALSALAS; encoded by the coding sequence TTGATCGTTCCCGACCCAGACGAGACTGGCCCGCTACGGCGGGTCTACGGCACCTTTCCCAGCGGCGTGGTAGCCGTGTGCGCGCTGCGCGACGCCGCTCCAGTCGGCATTGTCGCGAGTTCGTTCGTCGCGGTCTCGATGGACCCGCCGCTGGTGTCGGTATGCGTGCAGCACACCTCCACGACCTGGCCGCTTCTGGCCGACCGTCCCCGGCTCGGGCTGTCGGTGCTCGGGACCACGCACGACCGGGCCTGCCGGCAGATCGCGTCGAAGACGGGGGACCGGTTCGCCGGGATCGGCTACACCGCGACCGGACAGGGTGCGGTGCTCCTGCACGGAGCGGCCGCGTGGCTGGATTGTTCGATCGACACGGTCATCAGCGCGGGGGACCACGACCTGGTGCTGCTTCGCGTCGAGGCCATGCAGCCACACGAAAAGGTCGCCCCGTTGGTCTTCCACGGCAGCCGGCTGCACGCGCTGTCCGCGTTGGCGTCCTGA
- a CDS encoding alpha/beta fold hydrolase: MRTEDRATGADTTHVVTAGDPGGEPLLLLHGTGPGATGALSFRPLLPGIATYRCIMPDLVGFGHSSHPETLPPGPGPWFRRRVDAVLRLLDELELDRVHVAGHSYGARVALELAVHAPERLGRIVLMGAGGTPVKARVGTLTAFYDSPSEEAMHALVTAQLSRGDVPGIDDYVRERFAIAVRPEVRRSFEAAMAPGEPAPVYDESVLAGIPHPVLAVHGKDDGTISPAAGLFLAEHLPHADLHLFADCGHLLQFEVPARLGGLIREFLAAA; the protein is encoded by the coding sequence GTGCGGACGGAGGACCGGGCCACCGGCGCGGACACGACGCACGTCGTGACGGCGGGAGACCCCGGTGGCGAACCGCTGCTGCTCCTGCACGGGACTGGACCGGGTGCGACGGGAGCGCTGAGCTTCCGGCCGCTCCTCCCCGGCATCGCGACGTACCGGTGCATCATGCCCGACCTGGTGGGATTCGGCCACAGCAGTCATCCGGAAACCCTGCCCCCGGGTCCGGGACCGTGGTTCAGGCGGCGCGTCGACGCGGTGCTCCGGCTGCTGGACGAGCTCGAACTGGATCGGGTTCACGTGGCAGGACACTCCTACGGCGCCCGTGTGGCGCTCGAGCTGGCCGTGCACGCACCCGAGCGGCTCGGGCGGATCGTCCTGATGGGCGCGGGTGGGACACCGGTCAAGGCCAGGGTGGGGACGCTCACCGCGTTCTACGACAGCCCGAGTGAGGAGGCGATGCACGCGCTCGTGACCGCCCAGCTGTCTCGAGGCGATGTTCCCGGCATCGACGACTACGTGAGGGAGCGCTTCGCGATCGCGGTCAGGCCGGAGGTGCGGCGGTCGTTCGAGGCCGCCATGGCGCCCGGCGAGCCCGCACCGGTCTACGACGAGTCGGTGCTCGCCGGCATACCGCACCCGGTCCTGGCGGTGCACGGGAAGGACGACGGGACGATCTCGCCCGCCGCGGGGCTCTTCCTGGCCGAGCACCTTCCGCACGCGGACCTGCACCTGTTCGCGGATTGCGGGCACCTGCTCCAGTTCGAGGTGCCCGCCCGGCTCGGTGGCCTGATCCGTGAGTTCCTGGCAGCGGCGTAG
- a CDS encoding dienelactone hydrolase family protein — MRELIEKEEVVRTDDGPMTVTVRHPDDSGPFPVVIVYHDGPGLRADIHDVSRKLAGAGYYAVLPDLYHRLGRQISFDLAGIGQGPGSPEFDRLMAAVTSLTDDMVLADTAAMLEVTAKDPAADMNAKAAMGFCMGARFTLRLLAADPARYAAGSALHPSNCVTDDPDSPHRSVGKISAELFVGLGAADKLSPLELNKPLRDELGRPPVKATVEIFDGADHGFMFPQLPAYQQHAASVSWDRTLELFHRTLGKR, encoded by the coding sequence GTGAGAGAATTGATTGAGAAAGAAGAAGTCGTCCGGACCGACGACGGGCCGATGACGGTCACGGTTCGCCATCCCGACGACAGTGGCCCGTTTCCCGTGGTCATCGTCTACCACGACGGGCCGGGGCTGCGTGCGGACATCCACGACGTCAGCCGCAAGTTGGCGGGCGCCGGCTATTACGCTGTTCTGCCGGATCTCTACCACCGGCTCGGTCGTCAGATTTCCTTCGACCTGGCCGGTATCGGTCAAGGGCCGGGGTCACCGGAGTTCGACCGGCTGATGGCGGCGGTCACCTCGCTCACTGATGACATGGTGCTCGCCGACACGGCCGCGATGCTGGAGGTCACGGCGAAGGACCCGGCCGCCGACATGAACGCCAAGGCCGCCATGGGGTTCTGCATGGGCGCGCGCTTCACGCTGCGGTTGCTCGCCGCCGACCCCGCGCGATACGCGGCAGGCTCGGCGCTGCACCCGTCGAACTGCGTGACGGATGACCCGGACTCGCCCCATCGAAGCGTCGGGAAGATCTCCGCCGAGCTGTTCGTCGGACTCGGCGCGGCCGACAAGCTTTCCCCGCTCGAGCTGAACAAGCCGCTGCGGGACGAGCTGGGGAGGCCGCCGGTGAAAGCGACTGTCGAGATCTTCGACGGCGCCGATCACGGCTTCATGTTCCCGCAGCTGCCTGCCTATCAGCAGCACGCGGCGTCCGTTTCGTGGGACCGCACGCTCGAGTTGTTCCACCGAACCCTGGGGAAGAGGTAG
- a CDS encoding 3-carboxyethylcatechol 2,3-dioxygenase — protein sequence MTSELALCCMSHTPLLGSGDPGESVVQRVDGALRDARRFVEAFDPDLVVIFGPDHYQGFRYELMPPFCVGLSATAIGDYNTSAGELDVPQALADDLVVHLLAADLDVTMSEKMVVDHGIAQPLENLFGSSAAKPVIPVFINSVAEPLGPLRRIRRLGAAVGEFVRDLDQKVLLLGSGGLSHDVPVPRLRQSPPEAVAYIVDKRRTPEEQRAREEAVFQAGQAFARGESSLLPLNPDLDEQILRQFEKGDLSWFDAMSVEWLGKQGGSSIHEVRSWIAAHAALQTAGPYRTESSFYQPVPEWIIGFAVTTARPRETTR from the coding sequence GTGACGTCCGAGCTGGCCTTGTGCTGCATGTCGCACACGCCGTTGCTGGGGTCGGGCGACCCGGGCGAGTCGGTCGTGCAGCGGGTCGACGGCGCTCTCCGCGACGCCAGGCGGTTCGTGGAAGCTTTCGACCCGGACCTCGTCGTCATCTTCGGCCCTGACCACTACCAGGGCTTCCGGTATGAACTCATGCCACCGTTCTGCGTCGGGTTGTCGGCTACAGCCATCGGCGACTACAACACCAGTGCCGGTGAGCTCGACGTGCCACAGGCACTCGCCGACGATCTGGTCGTCCACCTGCTGGCGGCGGATCTCGACGTCACTATGTCGGAGAAGATGGTCGTCGATCACGGCATCGCCCAGCCGCTGGAGAACCTGTTCGGCTCGAGCGCGGCCAAACCCGTGATCCCTGTCTTCATCAACTCGGTCGCCGAGCCGCTGGGACCGCTGCGCCGGATCAGGCGCCTCGGCGCGGCGGTGGGCGAGTTCGTCCGGGACTTGGATCAGAAGGTTCTGCTCCTCGGCTCGGGCGGCTTGTCACACGATGTGCCGGTCCCGCGGCTGCGGCAGTCTCCACCGGAAGCTGTCGCCTACATTGTGGACAAGCGCCGAACGCCCGAGGAGCAGAGGGCGCGCGAGGAGGCGGTGTTTCAGGCCGGCCAAGCCTTCGCGCGGGGTGAGTCCTCGCTGCTGCCACTGAACCCTGATCTCGACGAGCAGATCCTCCGGCAGTTCGAGAAGGGCGACCTGTCCTGGTTCGACGCGATGAGCGTCGAGTGGCTCGGCAAACAGGGCGGCAGTTCGATTCACGAAGTGCGCTCGTGGATCGCGGCCCATGCCGCGCTGCAAACCGCAGGGCCTTACCGGACCGAGTCTTCGTTCTACCAACCGGTCCCCGAGTGGATCATCGGCTTCGCGGTGACCACCGCGCGACCACGAGAAACGACCAGGTGA
- a CDS encoding LLM class flavin-dependent oxidoreductase, translating to MNRDADTGRMSEWTENQVVKSWLFEIFSYPYDPDPAKFDPQLCKDLYDWKLESWVAAEDLGFDGVFFSEHHFTPYSISPSPNLLVATLAQRTSRMNIGVMANITAFHNPRRLAEEGAMLDYLTGGRLEVGLGRGVDEPEFIREGVKMEETRARFEESVALIQSAWTEPTFTFKGEFYNYDNVSLWPRPLRSELPIWVTALSPQTVSWAARQGFRFTSVFSPTDNMRTIFEQYKKAAAEAGREAEPTDMGVCRNVFIADSEQEARDLAEPAFDALFAAFKEAAVFHDLDNVPAGYEHYQSFFRPFAGEDVSFDALIDIGAICVGRPETVRDQIVSQMEHIGCGNFLNWGSFGTLTKEQTMRSYQLFGEHVVPALRSLKV from the coding sequence GTGAACCGTGACGCGGACACCGGCCGAATGTCAGAGTGGACGGAGAATCAAGTGGTCAAGTCTTGGCTCTTTGAGATTTTCAGCTACCCGTACGATCCCGACCCTGCGAAGTTCGACCCGCAGTTGTGCAAGGATCTCTACGATTGGAAGCTGGAATCGTGGGTCGCCGCCGAGGACCTCGGATTCGACGGGGTCTTCTTCTCCGAGCACCACTTCACGCCGTACAGCATCAGCCCCTCGCCCAACCTGCTGGTGGCGACCCTGGCCCAGCGGACCAGCCGGATGAACATCGGGGTGATGGCGAACATCACCGCGTTCCACAATCCGCGCCGGCTTGCCGAGGAGGGCGCGATGCTCGACTACCTCACCGGCGGCCGGCTCGAGGTCGGCCTGGGACGTGGCGTGGACGAGCCCGAGTTCATTCGCGAAGGCGTCAAAATGGAGGAGACGCGCGCCCGGTTCGAGGAGTCCGTCGCGCTCATCCAGTCTGCCTGGACGGAACCCACCTTCACCTTCAAGGGCGAGTTCTACAACTACGACAACGTGAGTCTCTGGCCTCGGCCCTTGCGGTCCGAGCTGCCGATCTGGGTCACGGCGCTGAGCCCGCAGACCGTGAGCTGGGCGGCCCGGCAGGGTTTCCGGTTCACTTCGGTCTTCTCGCCGACCGACAACATGCGGACGATTTTCGAGCAGTACAAGAAGGCGGCCGCGGAAGCCGGTCGTGAAGCTGAACCCACCGACATGGGTGTGTGCCGCAACGTGTTCATCGCGGACTCCGAACAGGAGGCGCGCGATCTTGCCGAGCCCGCCTTCGACGCGCTGTTCGCGGCGTTCAAGGAAGCGGCTGTGTTCCACGACCTCGACAACGTGCCCGCCGGCTACGAGCACTATCAGTCCTTCTTCCGCCCCTTCGCCGGGGAGGACGTGTCGTTCGACGCTCTCATCGACATCGGGGCGATCTGCGTGGGGAGGCCGGAGACCGTCCGGGACCAGATCGTGAGCCAGATGGAGCACATCGGCTGCGGGAACTTCCTCAACTGGGGGTCGTTCGGCACCCTCACCAAAGAGCAGACGATGCGCTCCTACCAGCTGTTCGGCGAGCACGTGGTGCCGGCTCTGCGCTCCCTGAAGGTGTAG
- a CDS encoding helix-turn-helix domain-containing protein has product MDGPGPLGDFLQARRALLRPEDVGLRDVGPRRRVAGLRREELAQLAGVSVSYYTRLEQGLSRGASAEVLDAIARALRLDDHEREHLLRLAEAARRAPRARRPRPEKLADETRDLLRAVDGVPALVLGRRTDVLAWNALGHTLLAGHLDFHSPDDPARRPNMTRMLFLDPHCRELYTDWKRKARAVVGNLRITVGKHPQDPLLAELIGELTMRSPEFVALWGDHRVAPCDAASYELHHPVVGTVIVTQQTLSIARSPDQVLIVCTTPAGSPSEEALTLLRQTSSDAPTRAAATAGPAPDRSPPSAGTAHITRLPLG; this is encoded by the coding sequence ATGGACGGACCTGGCCCACTCGGTGATTTCCTGCAGGCCCGAAGGGCGCTGCTGCGACCGGAGGACGTCGGCCTGCGCGACGTCGGCCCCCGCAGGCGGGTGGCCGGGCTGCGGCGGGAGGAACTGGCCCAGCTGGCGGGGGTCAGCGTGTCGTACTACACGAGGCTGGAACAGGGCTTGTCCCGCGGGGCCTCGGCCGAAGTGCTCGACGCGATCGCTCGCGCCCTGCGGCTCGACGACCACGAGCGCGAGCACCTCCTCCGGCTCGCCGAGGCCGCCCGCCGCGCCCCCCGTGCGCGCCGCCCCCGGCCCGAGAAGCTCGCCGACGAGACGCGGGACCTGCTGCGCGCCGTGGACGGCGTCCCGGCGCTGGTGCTCGGCAGGCGAACCGACGTGCTGGCGTGGAACGCGCTCGGGCACACTCTGCTGGCCGGCCACCTGGACTTCCACAGCCCGGACGACCCGGCGCGGCGGCCGAACATGACCCGGATGCTGTTCCTCGACCCGCACTGCCGGGAGCTGTACACCGACTGGAAGCGCAAGGCCCGCGCGGTGGTCGGGAACCTGCGGATCACCGTCGGCAAGCACCCGCAAGACCCGCTGCTCGCGGAGCTGATCGGCGAACTGACCATGCGGAGCCCGGAGTTCGTCGCGCTGTGGGGCGACCACCGCGTGGCACCGTGTGACGCCGCGTCTTACGAACTGCACCACCCCGTCGTCGGTACCGTGATCGTGACCCAGCAGACGCTGTCGATCGCCCGTTCGCCGGACCAGGTGCTCATCGTGTGCACGACACCTGCCGGCTCCCCGTCCGAAGAGGCGCTCACACTCCTGCGCCAGACGAGCAGCGATGCGCCCACCCGTGCTGCGGCGACCGCCGGTCCTGCGCCGGACCGCTCACCGCCTTCAGCTGGTACGGCGCACATCACGCGCCTGCCACTGGGATAG